From a region of the uncultured Desulfatiglans sp. genome:
- the lexA gene encoding LexA repressor yields the protein MKLTDKQKAFLDYLVRYRSEWGEAPSFDEIRRHFGFRSYNAVTTYLDILERKGYIRRPREKNRKRAIEVLRPLEARRFEFPLLGKVAAGKPIEAVEDRRAIEVPPSMAASGDHFVLQVTGDSMIEDGILDGDFVVVRKQAVAENGDTVVALIDNEATVKRYYRRPDHVELRPAHTGMASIRLAEGDLRIDGKVVGVIRYYR from the coding sequence ATGAAGTTGACGGATAAACAGAAGGCCTTCCTGGACTATCTGGTCCGGTACCGGTCGGAGTGGGGGGAGGCGCCGAGCTTCGACGAAATCCGCCGGCACTTCGGATTCCGTTCGTACAACGCGGTCACGACCTATCTCGATATCCTGGAGCGGAAGGGGTATATCCGGCGTCCGCGGGAGAAGAACCGCAAGCGGGCCATCGAGGTGCTCCGGCCGCTGGAGGCCCGGCGGTTCGAATTCCCGCTCCTCGGGAAGGTCGCCGCCGGGAAGCCCATCGAAGCGGTGGAGGACCGCCGGGCGATCGAGGTGCCTCCCTCCATGGCGGCTTCGGGAGACCATTTCGTGCTGCAGGTCACGGGGGATTCCATGATCGAGGACGGCATCCTGGACGGGGATTTCGTTGTGGTCAGGAAGCAGGCCGTGGCTGAAAACGGCGATACGGTGGTGGCCCTCATCGACAACGAGGCGACGGTGAAGCGCTACTACCGGCGGCCGGATCACGTCGAACTCCGGCCGGCCCACACCGGCATGGCCTCCATCCGGTTGGCGGAGGGGGACCTGCGCATCGACGGCAAGGTGGTCGGGGTGATCCGCTATTACAGGTAG
- a CDS encoding hypothetical protein (Evidence 5 : Unknown function) has protein sequence MGSEGGAESGALRGPEESSEVPGYIVKNGQGAAPQVF, from the coding sequence TTGGGTTCAGAGGGAGGCGCCGAATCAGGCGCGCTTCGCGGGCCGGAGGAATCGTCCGAGGTGCCTGGATATATCGTGAAGAATGGACAGGGGGCTGCGCCTCAGGTTTTCTGA
- the pncB gene encoding Nicotinate phosphoribosyltransferase, translating into MEILNKLYRHSLTLLTDLYELTMAYGYWKLGMADKEVAFHLTFRQNPFKGGYAVACGLSQVIDYLQNFRFDDEDIAYLGTIPGNDGRPIFDNAFLQYLKGLTLTFNLDALPEGTVVFPQEPLVRVTGPLLQCQILESALLNMINFQTLVATKAARICLAAEGDPVMEFGLRRAQGIDGGVSASRAAFVGGCSGTSNVLAGKLYDIPVKGTHAHSWVMVFDDELQAFRDYAKAMPNNCIFLVDTYDTLQGVRHAVAVAKELREAGHEMVGIRIDSGDLAYLSSEAQKILEEAGFGDKSIVGSSDLDEHVIHSIKVQDAPISSWGVGTRLATAYDDPALGGVYKLTAVRNKDGRWDYKVKLSEQLIKATTPGVLQVRRYRRNNDFKADAIYDVQLGVEEPCTIVDPLNPTRLMHIPTGTPHEDLLVPIFKGGRLIYDVPASSAARQRCLDQLERLHPAIRRLLNPHEYPAGIEMRLHDLRTDLIRAAREAAGK; encoded by the coding sequence ATGGAGATCCTGAACAAACTCTACCGCCACTCCCTCACCCTGCTGACCGATCTCTACGAACTCACGATGGCTTACGGCTACTGGAAACTCGGGATGGCGGACAAGGAGGTGGCCTTCCACCTGACCTTTCGGCAAAACCCCTTCAAGGGCGGCTACGCGGTGGCATGCGGCCTCAGCCAGGTCATCGACTACCTGCAGAACTTCCGCTTCGACGACGAAGACATCGCCTACCTCGGCACCATCCCCGGCAACGATGGCCGCCCCATCTTCGATAACGCCTTTCTCCAATACCTCAAGGGCCTCACCCTGACCTTCAACCTGGACGCCCTGCCCGAGGGGACCGTCGTCTTTCCGCAGGAACCCCTGGTGCGCGTCACCGGCCCTTTGCTGCAGTGCCAGATCCTCGAGTCGGCCCTGCTGAACATGATCAACTTCCAGACCCTGGTCGCCACCAAGGCGGCGCGCATCTGTCTGGCCGCCGAAGGCGACCCCGTCATGGAGTTCGGACTGCGGCGCGCCCAGGGGATCGACGGCGGGGTCTCCGCCAGCCGCGCCGCGTTCGTTGGCGGCTGCTCCGGGACGTCCAACGTCCTGGCCGGAAAGCTCTACGACATCCCGGTCAAGGGCACGCACGCCCACAGCTGGGTGATGGTCTTCGATGACGAACTGCAGGCCTTCCGGGACTACGCCAAAGCCATGCCCAACAACTGCATCTTTCTGGTGGACACCTACGATACGCTCCAGGGGGTCCGCCACGCCGTCGCGGTGGCGAAGGAGCTGCGCGAGGCCGGACACGAGATGGTGGGGATCCGGATCGATTCGGGGGATCTTGCCTACCTCAGCAGCGAGGCCCAGAAGATCCTGGAGGAGGCGGGATTCGGAGACAAGAGCATCGTCGGAAGCAGCGACCTCGATGAACACGTCATCCACAGCATCAAGGTGCAGGACGCCCCCATCAGCAGCTGGGGGGTCGGGACGCGCCTGGCCACCGCCTACGACGATCCCGCCCTCGGCGGAGTCTACAAGCTCACGGCGGTGCGAAACAAGGACGGCCGCTGGGATTACAAGGTCAAGCTATCCGAGCAGCTGATCAAGGCCACGACCCCCGGGGTCCTGCAGGTGCGCCGGTACCGGCGCAATAACGATTTCAAGGCGGATGCCATCTACGATGTCCAGCTGGGCGTCGAAGAGCCCTGCACGATCGTGGACCCGCTCAATCCCACCCGTCTGATGCACATCCCGACCGGCACTCCCCACGAGGATCTCCTCGTTCCGATCTTCAAGGGAGGCCGCCTGATCTACGACGTTCCCGCCTCCAGCGCGGCCCGGCAGCGGTGCCTGGATCAGCTCGAGCGCCTGCACCCGGCCATCCGCAGGCTCCTGAACCCCCACGAGTACCCGGCCGGCATCGAGATGCGGCTCCACGACCTGCGGACCGATCTGATCCGCGCCGCACGCGAAGCCGCCGGGAAGTAG
- a CDS encoding putative curli production assembly/transport component CsgG (Evidence 3 : Putative function from multiple computational evidences), which yields MRKENPLLIIASFALLAAGCATLDEDTVVQMPQQPVISKTLQQSQEETPKGLKRKVAVARFSNETRYGQSFFIDASNDRIGKQALDILSAKLMATDKFILLERADLDKIEKELALGNAGNLRNMADYLIVGSVTAFGRKDQSEVGIFSRVKKQIAYAKVHIRLIDVYTGQIIYSEEGEGEAFSEAGTVFGVGQKAGYDSALNDKALETAINNLSSNIIENLLDKPWKAYILGYEDGYFIISGGQSQNIKPGSFFEVIQEGKKVKNPQTNMFLTLPGHKIAELEVVQCVGDTVENEVSLCNLAHGSLSPFIEKNDFSQLYISESDR from the coding sequence ATGCGAAAAGAGAACCCTTTGCTCATCATCGCCTCATTTGCACTGCTGGCTGCAGGATGCGCCACGCTCGACGAAGATACCGTGGTGCAAATGCCCCAACAACCTGTAATCAGCAAAACGCTGCAGCAGTCACAAGAGGAAACACCAAAAGGCCTCAAGCGCAAAGTGGCGGTCGCCCGTTTCTCCAATGAGACCAGATATGGCCAAAGTTTTTTCATCGATGCAAGCAATGATAGAATCGGAAAACAGGCATTGGATATTCTTTCTGCCAAATTGATGGCAACAGACAAATTCATCCTCCTTGAAAGGGCGGATTTGGATAAAATCGAAAAGGAGCTTGCACTCGGAAATGCAGGGAACCTTCGCAACATGGCAGACTATCTGATTGTTGGATCAGTCACTGCTTTCGGAAGAAAGGATCAAAGTGAAGTTGGAATTTTCAGTAGAGTCAAAAAGCAAATCGCCTATGCTAAAGTCCATATTAGATTGATCGACGTTTATACTGGGCAAATCATATATTCTGAAGAAGGTGAAGGGGAAGCATTTTCCGAGGCAGGAACTGTTTTCGGTGTCGGGCAGAAAGCAGGATACGATTCCGCACTTAACGATAAGGCACTAGAAACGGCCATTAATAATCTATCATCGAATATCATTGAGAACCTACTGGATAAGCCTTGGAAGGCATACATCTTAGGATATGAAGATGGATACTTCATCATTTCAGGAGGTCAATCACAAAACATAAAACCTGGATCATTCTTCGAGGTGATCCAGGAAGGGAAAAAAGTTAAGAACCCGCAAACCAATATGTTTCTGACGCTTCCCGGGCATAAAATCGCGGAACTAGAAGTCGTTCAGTGTGTTGGAGATACCGTCGAAAACGAAGTATCCTTATGCAACCTAGCCCATGGTTCTTTATCTCCATTTATTGAAAAGAATGATTTCTCACAATTATACATAAGTGAAAGCGACAGGTGA